In Cutaneotrichosporon cavernicola HIS019 DNA, chromosome: 1, one DNA window encodes the following:
- the BUD14 gene encoding uncharacterized protein (Ras association (RalGDS/AF-6) domain): MAAAVHAPQMGVMGQHPHAMQQQYDYQNGYSVMEDSDDGHPQDVMDEDMEAYYRRHEYEQHFHQQQMLAQQNGMQYHHEDADTDLDDGDMYDSDSSDESILPDENIDFGLIYALHTFLATVEGQASVVKGDSLLLLDDANSYWWLVRVLKTEDVGYIPAENVETPYERLARLNKHRNVDISAPTDREKADAEAKEQKRRADGKLKSLIGWPRRGSTLPGAVDPYDDDPETREGRRIQFGPLTFVDHPGVTWSSDGEDSDDDDMHDGDEEDDDHDVNMDHHIDEQLGYDAEPDDGVEWAQDAVEAMRNADGSSTSIEMRDSDMASDAHTHPLNHGERTGHGELGTEVAASIGVTTAAGAAGLLAVSSSAGTPSGALQPSPSLAESAPDAFPPAPERSPSPSSSPVHGLAARALPTPPPHRAPPISPANEASPEPPIREMTPVTPPAPTSSSVPTVMTPASSDFHGEEATSRHQPSASVASAVSAFSTTSGETLNQTPLRSSVQSEASSYSAPTTVGVLAAGAGAATVAGVAAGAAAHFASTPMSQPPMSPTGTTPASAASAGPPVGFVPPTPELQRTSEPQRVPVLGAQDRLWTPKARGPVAPLWYSDAFDISRLSTLVRARATDIKRNTPVPRPRKQTEPSDTVQRTLYGNRPDVEHMPPDLRAPYVHLQAKMDAFDREIDDLLGSLVAAY, from the exons ATGGCCGCCGCAGTTCACGCGCCTCAAATGGGCGTCATGGGCCAACATCCCCACGCCATGCAACAGCAATACGACTATCAAAACGGCTACTCTGTCATGgaggactcggacgacggACATCCGCAAGACGTGATGGACGAAGACATGGAGGCATACTATCGCCGACACGAGTACGAGCAACACTTTCACCAGCAGCAGATGCTAGCACAGCAGAACGGCATGCAGTACCACCACGAGGATGCCGACACCGACTTGGATGACGGGGACATGTACGACTCTGACAGCTCGGACGAGAGCATCTTACCAGACGAGAACATCGACTTTGGCCTCATTTACGCACT acacaccttcctcgcgaCCGTCGAGGGCCAGGCGTCTGTCGTCAAGGGCgactcgctcctcctcctaGACGACGCCAACTCGTATTGGTGGCTTGTACGCGTCCTCAAGACTGAGGACGTAGGTTACATTCCTGCCGAGAACGTCGAGACCCCGTACGAGCGCCTGGCGCGCCTGAACAAGCACCGCAATGTTGACATTTCGGCACCCACTGACCGGGAGAAGGCGGATGCCGAAGCCAAGGAACAAAAGCGACGCGCAGacggcaagctcaagaGCCTTATCGGCTGGCCACGAAGAGGTTCGACCCTGCCAGGAGCCGTCGATCCCTACGATGACGACCCGGAGACGCGTGAGGGACGACGTATCCAGTTTGGCCCATTGACGTTCGTCGACCACCCAGGTGTCACTTGGTCGAGCGATGGGGAGGATagcgacgatgacgacatgcacgacggcgacgaggaggacgacgaccatGATGTCAACATGGATCACCACATCGACGAGCAGCTGGGgtacgacgccgagccAGACGACGGTGTCGAGTGGGCGCaggacgcggtcgaggccatgCGCAACGCGGAcggcagctcgacgagcatCGAGATGCGCGACTCGGACATGGCTTCCGACGCTCACACTCACCCTCTCAACCATGGCGAGCGAACCGGCCATGGGGAGCTCGGTACCGAGGTTGCTGCCAGCATTGGGGTGACCACTGCTGCTGGCGCTGCTGGCCTTCTCGCTGtcagctcctcggcagGCACTCCTTCCGGCGCCCTCCAACCTTCGCCCAGCCTCGCAGAGTCAGCCCCTGACGCCTTCCCGCCAGCGCCGGAGcgctcaccttccccgagctcaagcccaGTCCATGGACTAGCTGCTCGGGCTCTGCCTacacctcctcctcaccgtGCGCCGCCCATCTCTCCGGCGAACGAGGCGAGCCCCGAGCCTCCTATTCGCGAGATGACTCCAGTCACTCCGCCCGCACCCACGTCATCCAGTGTTCCCACCGTGATGACGCCCGCATCATCGGACTTCCACGGCGAAGAGGCTACCTCTCGCCACCAGCCGTCGGCATCCGTGGCATCCGCCGTGTCTGCGTTTTCCACCACTTCCGGCGAGACTCTCAACCAGACGCCACTACGCTCGTCGGTACAGTCCGAGGCCTCATCCTACTCCGCCCCGACGACTGTTGGCGTTCTGGCTGcgggtgctggtgctgccACAGTGGCCGGCGTCGCCGCAGGCGCGGCCGCACACTTTGCGAGCACACCAATGTCCCAGCCTCCTATGTCTCCAACCGGAACGACACCTGCCTCCGCTGCGTCTGCAGGGCCACCTGTTGGGTTTGTGCCGCCCACCCCAGAGCTGCAGCGGACATCAGAACCACAGCGAGTACCTGTGCTGGGGGCACAGGATCGCCTCTGGACTCCCAAGGCGCGTGGCCCCGTCGCGCCTCTGTGGTACTCGGACGCGTTCGACATTTCGCGCCTGTCGACGCTTGTGCGTGCACGCGCAACCGACATCAAGCGCAATACCCCGgttcctcggccgcggAAGCAAACCGAGCCTTCTGACACTGTGCAGCGCACGCTGTATGGCAACCGGCCCGATGTCGAGCACATGCCACCCGACCTCCGCGCACCTTACGTCCACTTGCAGGCCAAGATGGACGCGTTTGACCGTGAAATTGACGACCTACTCGGCTCGCTTGTTGCCGCGTACTAG
- the FPR2 gene encoding uncharacterized protein (FKBP-type peptidyl-prolyl cis-trans isomerase): MVSFIAQILTLALAGYAAAAELDIKVVEVPDSCPIKTRKGDKLAMHYTGTLEDGSKFDSSRDRNSPLDFTLGAGQVIAGWDEGLKDMCIGEKRLLTIPYHMAYGESGFPPVIPPRSNLIFDVELVDIKNRKPAKGEL; the protein is encoded by the exons ATGGTCAGCTTCATTGCCCAGATCCTCACTCTTGCGCTTGCCGGctacgccgccgcggctgagctcgacatcaaggtcgtcgaggtgcCGGACAGCTGTCCCATCAAGACGCGCAAGggcgacaagctcgccaTGCA CTACACCGGCACGCTCGAAGATGGGTCCAAGTTTGACAGCTCGCGCGACCGCAACTCGCCCCTCGACTTTACGCTCGGTGCCGGACAGGTGATCGCGGGCTGGGACGAGGGCCTCAAGGACATGTGCATTGGCGAGAAGCGTCTTCTCACGATTCCCTACCACATGGCCTATG GCGAGTCGGGCTTCCCGCCCGTCATCCCGCCCCGGTCCAACCTCAtcttcgacgtcgagctcgtcgacatcaAGAACCGCAAGCcggccaagggcgagctcTAA
- the ADE17 gene encoding uncharacterized protein (AICARFT/IMPCHase bienzyme) translates to MAAPIALLSVYDKDGLLPFAKSLKELGFRLLGSGGTARLIRENGLEIEDVSSITNAPEMLGGRVKTLHPAVHGGILARSIESDEKDLAENGINKITMVVCNLYPFVMQTAKPDCTLAGAIEEIDIGGVTLLRAAAKNHERTAIVCSPSDYDAVIAEWKAKGQVSPETRRGLALKAFEATKSYDEAIADYFRKMYSSTDSDAALKAAAGVDYQRIPLRYGANPHQKPAQAFVETGEMPVKALCGSPGYINLLDALNSWALVKELSEGLGLPAAASFKHVSPAGAAVGVPLSEVEAKVFGVDDLKDLSPLATAYARARGADRMSSFGDFLALSHPCDVATAKIISREVSDGVIAPGYEPEAFEILKKKKGGKYCVLQMDPNYVPGDIETRQVYGVSVQQKRNDAKIDASLFTNIVSQNKDMPSNAVTDLIVATLALKYTQSNSVCYALNGAVIGLGAGQQSRIHCTRLAGDKADNWWLRHHPRVLALPFKKGTKRADKANAIDLFVTGEAFVASPQERAQWESLFDEAPKPLTDDEKKSHFANFKNVSIASDAFFPFSDNVHRAHRSGAQYIGAPSGSIMDAECVKTADEYGMVYAHTNLRLFHH, encoded by the exons ATGGCTGCTCCTATCG CGCTCCTCTCCGTCtacgacaaggacggccTGTTGCCTTTCGCAAagtcgctcaaggagctcggtTTCCGCCTCCTTGGCTCGGGTGGCACGGCCCGCCTTATCCGCGAGAACGGTCTTGAGATTGAGGATGTGAGCTCGATCACTAACGCGCCCGAGATGCTTGGTGGCCGTGTCAAGACCCTCCACCCGGCTGTGCATGGCGGAATCCTCGCCCGCTCAATCGAGAGTGACGAGAAGGACCTTGCCGAGAATGGCATCAACAAAATCACCATGGTCGTGTGTAACCTCTACCCCTTTGTCATGCAGACGGCCAAGCCCGACTGCACCCTCGCCGGAGCGATTGAGGAGATTGACATTGGCGGAGTGACGCTCCTGCGCGCAGCGGCCAAGAACCACGAGCGCACTGCCATTGTCTGCAGCCCTTCCGACTACGACGCTGTTATCGCCGAGTGGAAGGCTAAGGGTCAAGTCTCGCCCGAGACTCGCCGCGGTCTGGCCCTCAAGGCATTCGAGGCTACCAAGAGCTACGACGAGGCGATTGCCGACTACTTCCGCAAGATGTATTCGTCGACCGACTCTGACGCCGCTctcaaggccgccgccggtgTCGACTACCAGCGCATTCCCCTGCGTTACGGCGCCAACCCCCACCAGAAGCCAGCCCAGGCCTTTGTCGAGACTGGCGAAATGCCCGTCAAGG CTCTCTGCGGCTCGCCGGGTTacatcaacctcctcgacgcacTCAACTCGTGGGCCCTCGTCAAGGAACTCTCGGAGGGTCTGGgcctccccgccgccgcgtcgttCAAGCACGTCTCGCCCGCCGGTGCCGCCGTCGGTGTCCCCCTctccgaggtcgaggccaaggtgTTTGGTGTTGAcgacctcaaggacctcTCGCCCCTTGCCACCGCCTACGCACGTGCCCGTGGCGCTGACCGCATGTCGTCGTTTGGCgacttcctcgccctctcgcACCCCTGTGACGTCGCCACGGCCAAGATCATCAGCCGTGAGGTTTCGGACGGTGTCATTGCCCCCGGCTACGAGCCCGAGGCCTTCGAGATtctcaagaagaagaagggcggcAAGTACTGCGTCCTCCAGATGGACCCCAACTACGTCCCTGGTGACATCGAGACTCGTCAAGTCTATGGCGTGTCGGTGCAGCAGAAGCGCAACGACGCCAAGATTGATGCGTCGCTTTTCACCAACATTGTCTCGCAGAACAAGGACATGCCCTCCAACGCCGTGACCGACCTGATCGTCGCcaccctcgcgctcaagtACACCCAGTCCAACTCGGTGTGCTACGCCCTCAACGGTGCTGtcatcggcctcggcgctggcCAGCAGTCGCGTATCCACTGCACCCGTCTGGCCGGTGACAAGGCCGACAACTGGTGgctccgccaccaccctcgtgtcctcgccctccccttcAAGAAGGGCAccaagcgcgccgacaaggccaacgCCATCGACCTCTTTGTCACTGGTGAGGCCTTTGTCGCGTCGCCCCAGGAGCGCGCACAGTGGGAGTCACTCTTTGACGAGGCTCCCAAGCCcctcaccgacgacgagaagaagagccACTTTGCCAACTTTAAGAATGTCTCCATTGCCTCGGacgccttcttccccttctCGGACAATGTGCACCGCGCCCACCGCTCGGGCGCCCAGTACATTGGCGCGCCGTCGGGCTCGATCATGGACGCCGAGTGCGTCAAGACTGCCGACGAGTACGGCATGGTGTACGCCCACACCAACCTGCGTCTG TTCCACCACTAA
- a CDS encoding uncharacterized protein (Glycosyltransferase family 18): MTRRRSSDCEQSAPLLGADAEHGPDRRQRRRPRTLFLPGLSRYLPRLGRWPLLIAIAALWFFAGVVFSKGPQELLGTTETYLTNPNLDASVRVRVLNSLLKERYPQASGEHAARQSNWDSLDRLASCLETHTCSENERKVLLLASFRFGRSEIGMNSGEEVWARSMISAFRHLNYTILFAWGSMETLLMYQNIPDMVTVVLWEGAERLRCLHRNETNYLELDRQERQFSTWQTGKHACAQSEDFPHGIPHWKSFQFHFWAHTNVALGGRWVLAPEDYDLWRPEKPGHTYIGYSIEKRCDKFPMFTNREHRALILAKKVEYFTKEKNLFHGLLGPARDGVTPVFNDMAQPVNFKLISTAGEAGDPIDEEEGIETVGRKDQGEWTEILARSKALVGIGDPALSPSPYYALCMGVPFINPVKRWDEKDPDNRNKWYTQQDALRYTKEPYVYHVHANDQDGLRDALQRAADNPIPRYIPPQMRFEAIVDRVREFVDTDWQAAAREVVAEQYNNSPQYQYLAMDEPAEFLRLGPKYVS; this comes from the exons ATGACTCGCAGACGTAGCAGTGACTGCGAGCAGTCCGCCCCTCTGCTGGGTGCAGACGCCGAACACGGGCCCGATCGCCGGCAACGTCGCAGGCCAAGGACACTGTTTCTCCCGGGGTTGAGCCGCTACCTTCCTCGGCTGGGACGGTGGCCACTACTCATCGCTATTGCGGCGCTGTGGTTCTTCGCTGGTGTGGTGTTCTCGAAAGGCCCACAAGAACTACTCGGCACTACCGAGACATACCTCACGAaccccaacctcgacgcgtcggTTCGCGTGCGAGTCCTCAATAGCCTGTTGAAGGAACGTTATCCCCAAGC ATCCGGCGAGCATGCGGCGCGCCAAAGTAACTGGGACTCGCTGGACAGGTTGGCATCCTGTCTCGAGACACATACTTGTTCCGAGAATGAACGCAAggttctcctccttgctAGCTTCCGTTTTGGTCGCTCCGAGATTGGAATGAAcagcggagaggaggtgTGGGCGCGTTCCATGATCTCGGCATTCCGACACCTCAACTATACGATCCTCTTCGCTTGGGGAAGCATGGAAACGCTGCTCATGTATCAGAACATTCCCGACATGGTCACCGTTGTTCTGTGGGAAGGTGCGGAGAGGCTGCGGTGTCTCCATCGCAACGAGACAAACtacctcgagcttgacagGCAGGAGAGGCAATTTAGCACTTGGCAGACGGGAAAGCATGCTTGCGCCCAGAGTGAGGACTTTCCACATGGCATTCCACACTGGAAGAGCTTCCAGTTCCACTTCTGGGCTCATACCAacgtcgccctcggtgGACGGTGGGTACTCGCACCCGAGGACTATGACCTGTGGCGCCCCGAGAAGCCGGGGCATACATACATTG GCTACTCGATCGAGAAGCGGTGCGACAAGTTCCCGATGTTTACCAACCGCGAGCACAGggcgctcatcctcgccaagaaAGTCGAATACTTTaccaaggagaagaacTTGTTCCATGGCCTCTTGGGGCCTGCGCGAGACGGCGTAACTCCCGTGTTCAACGACATGGCCCAGCCAGTGAATTTCAAGCTCATCTCAACTGCTGGGGAGGCCGGCGACCCAAttgatgaagaggagggaaTCGAGACGGTCGGGCGTAAAGATCAAGGCGAGTGGACCGAGATCCTTGCCCGAAGCAAGGCACTCGTTGGAATTGGTGATCCCGCGCTGTCCCCATCACCATACTATGCCCTCTGTATGGGGGTGCCGTTCATCAACCCTGTCAAGAGGTGGGATGAAAAGGACCCGGATAACAGGAACAAGTGGTACACGCAACAGGACGCACTACGATACACCAAGGAGCCGTACGTCTACCATGTCCATGCAAACGACCAGGACGGGCTGCGGGATGCGTTGCAGCGCGCAGCGGATAATCCCATCCCGCGATATATCC CCCCGCAAATGCGCTTCGAGGCCATAGTTGACCGCGTACGCGAGTTTGTCGACACGGACTGGCAAgctgcggcgcgcgaggtcgttgCCGAACAATACAACAACTCGCCCCAATATCAGTACCTCGCAATGGACGAACCAGCCGAGTTCCTCCGACTCGGCCCCAAGTATGTAAGCTAG
- a CDS encoding uncharacterized protein (CAP64 gene), which produces MGVPSRLRRRWWLRLSVLVNFIATVIVAHNYLVGSDVALVKAVLLPITPLDPLPPAPAYIPGMEGGECSLCAVNPALCEELGPNNAIRGLGYRGENARLRRMLARVRAGKPFNVAVVGGSVSKGYSILTHHPNVDPGNMHRIVFDHLNARFPGKGEPAIEGESRKAEGRNGMTNGALGATGTDYFQYCFTEDIPPDVDLVLVEAAINDQRDFSFSDSYEQLVRSILQLPGEPAIINIHVFALVFSHISMGGDMHLATAEYYDIPTMSLRNIFLPHILENPEAIKDLFCRDSKEVRDELDLYDLRHVCGRGHRIAGNLTSAYIDMQLCEMDRIEAAAGHSRIDELYPLPTLPRQGLNERFEIGKTLPRFTPNCFTMNAVKNKLVPSKNDGWREWFHPDVPSKKYMVADKPGASLTVKFRTALGRVELHYLISGTFGLGSVECNVDGGSKVRFDGHC; this is translated from the exons ATGGGTGTGCCCAGCAGACTCCGCCGGCGATGGTGGTTGAGACTGAGCGTGCTCGTCAACTTTATCGCAaccgtcatcgtcgcccATAACTACCTCGTTGGGTCAGatgtcgccctcgtcaaaGCCGTCTTATTACCCATCACCCCCCTGGATCCTCTTCCACCAGCGCCGGCCTACATTCCTGGGATGgagggtggcgagtgcTCCCTCTGTGCTGTCAACCCGGCATTGTGTGAAGAGTTGGG GCCAAACAATGCGATCCGCGGACTTGGGTATCGGGGCGAGAATGCGCGCCTCCGACGCATGCTAGCCCGAGTGCGTGCCGGCAAGCCGTTCAatgtcgccgtcgttggCGGGTCTG TGTCTAAAGGATACTCGATTCTGACACACCACCCCAATGTCGACCCAGGCAACATGCACCGTATCGTGTTTGACCACCTCAACGCCCGGTTCCCCGGAAAGGGGGAGCCTGCAATCGAAGGCGAGTcgcgcaaggccgagggtCGGAACGGGATGACCAATGGCGCTCTTGGGGCCACCGGAACCGATTACTTCCA GTACTGCTTCACCGAGGACATTCCGCCTGATGTTGATCTCGTGCTTGTCGAGGCTG cgaTCAACGACCAACGAGACTTTAGTTTCTCGGATAGCTACGAGCAGCTCGTTCGGTCCATCCTCCAACTTCCGGGCGAGCCAGCGATTATAAACATTCA CGTCTTCGCGTTGGTGTTCTCGCATATCTCCATGGGTGGAGATATGCATCTCGCCACGGCCGAGTATTACGACATCCCCACAATGTCATTACGCAACATTTTTCTCCCCCATATCCTTGAGAACCCGGAAGCGATCAAGGACCTCTTCTGCAGGGACAGCAAAGAAGTGCGAGACGAGCTCGATTTATATGACCTGCGTCATGTGTGTGGGCGCGGCCACCGTATTGCCGGTAACCTCACCAGTGCGTACATCGACATGCAGCTATGCGAGATGGACCGGATCGAAGCTGCAGCGGGTCACAGCCGAATCGACGAGCTTTACCCTCTCCCCACGTTACCGCGGCAGGGGTTGAACGAGCGGTTCGAGATTGGCAAGACGCTGCCTCGATTCACACCCAATTGCTTCACGATGAATGCTGTCAAGAACAAGCTCGTTCCGTCCAAGAACGATGGGTGGCGCGAGTGGTTCCATCCCGATGTTCCCAGCAAG AAATACATGGTGGCAGACAAGCCAGGCGCATCACTCACGGTCAAGTTCCGCACTGCTCTTGGACGGGTCGAGTTGCATTACCTCATTTCAGGCACATTCGGGCTTGGCAGTGTTGAGTGCAATGTCGACGGGGGGTCCAAAGTGCGGTTTGACGGGCAT TGCTGA
- a CDS encoding uncharacterized protein (CAP64 gene), with protein MDRRTTLRLSVVLNVLLLLSSPLYVIFRQTAFKELEVVDKSDSFRFSEELAQVPSTPPNPVFECGMGEAGPIGRRLTEELGDVAMRRSVAYSGSNHRLRRTLAKMRAGEPFSMGVIGGSVSAGHGMDRSKEYMQSIMHQVLFDYLNSKFPSAQPAVDGRHTKNSNRNVYWNGAQRARGSDYFSFCASLHLNTDVDLVIVELAVNDRLDPVNIKHFENLMRYLLQLPSQPAVLVVNTFALMFWAIATGGDLNFGNAQYYDLPVVSARNVVLPSVLQNYTRLGQVFNTDDWKPMKPDLSNADLRHFGKEMHIITGELMISYIESQLCEMDRLEYRRPDATSNELYPVDPIPRLRLQDKYEYDAKDFPKLEPKCATTNSDEFPLVPVKQDGWRPWAWKGKKKYLIADRVGATITFEFTTVVGVASLYYLRSWEFPLGKLRCWVDGIQGTAQVSNGRWDKRMNIGDTTEWSGLTPGSHTLDCEIIASTDDPTGKHEFRLISLMTL; from the exons ATGGATCGGCGCACAACGCTCCGCCTCTCGGTGGTCCTCaatgtcctcctcctcctctcctcacctctTTACGTAATCTTCCGCCAAACCGCTTTCAaagagctcgaggtcgtggaCAAGTCCGACTCGTTCAGGTTTAGCGAAGAGCTAGCCCAGGTACCTAGCACACCTCCAAATCCTGTGTTCGAGTGCGGGATGGGAGAGGCCGGCCCTATCGGGCGTCGGTTGACCGAAGAGTTGGGTGACGTCGCGATGCGACGCAGCGTGGCATACTCTG GTTCCAATcaccgcctgcgccgcacCCTCGCCAAGATGCGGGCAGGTGAACCCTTCTCAATGGGCGTCATTGGCGGCTCAGTGTCAGCCGGCCACGGGATGGACCGCTCAAAGGAGTACATGCAGTCCATCATGCACCAAGTCCTCTTCGACTACCTCAACTCTAAATTCCCCTCCGCCCAACCCGCAGTGGACGGTCGACACACCAAGAACAGCAACCGGAACGTCTACTGGAACGGCGCCCAACGAGCCCGTGGCTCCGATTACTTTTCTTTCTGCGCTTCCCTTCACCTCAACACTGACGTGGACTTGGTGATCGTCGAACTCGCCGTCAACGACCGGTTAGACCCTGTCAACATCAAGCACTTTGAAAACCTTATGCGCTATCTTCTCCAACTACCGTCGCAACCAGCCGTCTTGGTTGTCAACACGTTTGCACTCATGTTCTGGGCCATTGCCACGGGTGGAGACCTAAACTTTGGCAACGCACAGTACTACGATCTTCCCGTCGTGAGCGCGCGCAACGTCGTCCTCCCAAGTGTGCTCCAGAACTACACCCGCCTTGGCCAAGTTTTCAACACGGACGACTGGAAGCCCATGAAGCCGGACCTGTCCAACGCCGACCTGCGCCACTTTGGCAAGGAGATGCACATCATCACAGGCGAGCTCATGATCTCATACATCGAGAGCCAGCTGTGCGAGATGGACCGCCTCGAGTACCGCCGGCCCGACGCCACCTCCAACGAGCTGTATCCCGTCGACCCCATCccccgcctgcgcctgcagGACAAATACGAGTACGACGCCAAAGACTtccccaagctcgagcCCAAGtgcgccaccaccaacagTGACGAGTTCCCCCTCGTACCCGTCAAGCAGGACGGTTGGAGGCCGTGGGCGTggaaggggaagaagaagtATCTCATTGCTGACCGGGTCGGCGCAACGATTACCTTCGAGTTCACCACCGTCGTTGGCGTCGCCAGCCTCTATTACCTGCGCAGTTGGGAGTTTCCTCTCGGCAAGCTCAGGTGCTGGGTCGACGGCATCCAGGGGACCGCACAGGTGTCCAACGGCAGGTGGGACAAGAGGATGAACATTGGCGATACGACAGAGTGGTCAGGCCTCACGCCGGGCAGCCATACACTCGATTGCGAGATTATCGCATCCACAGACGACCCAACGGGCAAACACGAATTCCGTCTCATTTCTCTCATGACCCTGTAG
- the RPL31B gene encoding uncharacterized protein (Ribosomal_L31e), translated as MAPTQKTRKQRSALQDVVTREYTINLHKRVHDLGFKKKAPKAVKSVTEFAQKTMGVKDVRISPGLNQALWARGVRSPPRRVRVRLERKRNDDEGAKEKLYVVASVVEGVTSFKGLETVVVEGDE; from the exons ATG GCGCCCACCCAGAAG ACCCGCAAGCagcgctcggcgctccAGGACGTTGTCACGCGCGAGTACACCATCAACCTGCACAAGCGCGtgcacgacctcggcttcaagaagaaggcccCCAAGGCCGTCAAGTCGGTCACCGAGTTTGCCCAGAAGACGATGGGTGTCAAGGACGTCCGCATCTCCCCCGGCCTCAACCAGGCCCTCTGGGCCCGTGGTGTCCGCTCGCCTCcccgccgcgtccgcgtgcgcctcgagcgcaagcgtaacgacgacgagggtgccaaggagaagctcTACGTTGTCGCGTCggttgtcgagggcgtcacTTCGTTCAAGGGCCTCGAgaccgtcgtcgtcgagggcgacgagtaA